GTGGTCATTTTTAATCCCAAGCCATATCACCCAAACAATATCAGCCTCTTGCCAGAGTTGAATCAGCTATGCCATGACCATATTGTTTCCACATAAGACCACATCACCCCAACATCAAAAGTCAAATTGACCCTAGCCCAGGCTAAATGAATTCCCAGTTAATAGCAACATCTAACTTAAAGTGTTGAGATGATGTAGCCTTACACAGAAGGGGATGGTTATGGCAGGGTTGATCTCATTGAGGTGTATGTTAAATATGGTTTTGGGTCAAACTGACCGGTTACCCAATGAACACATAGTCTTCTTTTAAATaagctaaatttattttacattttttctggtTGTTATATATGGCAAACAGTAAGCCAGATgcctattttaaaatgtacttaaattgatttttaacATGCAACGTCTACATAAGTTTTAATAGAACACAAACTGTTGGTCATAAGAATCATTGAGGAGGTAGTCCTAATAGAAGAGAcattcataaaacaaaatatacctGTGAAAATATTTCCCCTTAGGGTTTAAGGAAGGGTTAGAAAACAGCCCTTCATGAAAAGACTTTATTATAGTAACCTATGGTGCATTTCTCTATATACTAAATGTAGTTATACAGCACTGGAGCACAAACTGAATCCCTATGCAGTCAAATTTCCATGATGAGCATTCTTTTTAagctacaaaaagaaaaatttttctctcttcttcaaaAAAGCTAATCAGATTTAAATAAAGTTACGACGTGACAGTCTATTGAGGCAGGATATGTTGGTCTTACCTCACCATTCTGACACCCAGATGCCAGTTTCTTCCCCTCAACAGACCAAGCAAGGCAGAGAACAGAGTGTCGATGACCTggtaaagacaagaaaacagctCTTGTTAAAATATTAAGTTTCTTACTAAATTAAATCACATACATAATGAGGATATACAAGCTCAAGATCAAAATATGGGTCGATTTTGAGATGGCTGTCTCTCATTTAATACCCTacccttccacacacaaaaaaagaaaaaaaaaatcaaaggacTGTCCTACCAACTATGTCTAATGCATAAAGGAACAAGACAAGTTCTATGGGTTTGATGTCATACCTTTGCATGTGTACTGTGGTGTTTCCGTATAAATATCCCACAAACGAACAGTCTTATCAGCTGAGCCACTGGCTAGGTACCTTTAACAGTTCATGATGGcaagttaaaaacaaacttgaatATTTACAATATACAAAATCCAAAAATCTCTGAACTTTAAAAATCTTCTAATTTGTAAGTTTatgcatttgtatatttttcaaatattgtcTTGTAATACTAAACTTATTCAAGATATTTGTTTGTGCATCTTGATTATTAATGGTCATCTTCCAAGTGCCAGCCTGTCTTAAGTTTGTGAATCATGCAATCAACAAGTTTGGATTCAACTGACCATGCCTGAATGACACTTTTCTGCAACCTTATAGTCATGGCTTTGTTTGTATTCTACAATAAAAAGTGcaacaaaatactgtttattgTGGCagcacatattttaaataagtggAACAGAAGCTAGTgccaaaaatgtaaatgcttCATATTTACTTCTCATCCATGGTCCGCACTatataataaaatcaaaatactgACTTTTCCCTGACCTTTTTGAGACTTTCCAAGGTAAACTTCATTCATCCAGTCCAAATAATGATGTCACAAGCAAATTCTAATGCTTCATAAATTTAGTATAGTCAATTTTTAGCAAATATACTGATTTTTCCAGGaactggaaataatttttttcaaaattttatttttaagtttttcctGACCTGCATGGACCATGTCATCTCTTCTACTAACCTTCCATCAGCATTGAAGGCTGCAGCAAGAACTGGATCTGCATGTCCTTCAACAGTACTTGTGCAGCGAGTGACTGCACGTACTCTAAACACTGCCTGTGGCTGATATACAATTTCCAGAACTTTCTCTGAATTTTCAAGAGTCTCTTTATCAACTGTCTTGTCAAGCTGTTCTCGTATTTCAACATCAttgacaaaaaaagaatatgaagTTTCTTCCTCCTAGAAAAGAAAGGCCAAGAAAATGGTAATCAATTAGACAACTTGTAATATTAAATTCTGCAGAATTGTGAGAAGTTAACTTGTCTGCATACAATAAGCACCTTATTTATGCACATgccatttacattttttttacaaacacttcctaaaaaaacaggagaaaatAATGGGGCCGGCCTTTAGTGAGTATAGtacttctctctccctccttgcCTTACCTTTGTAGCAGGAGCGCTTGTTTAGGGCAGCATGTACTATTGACAGTGCTTGTTCCttccaccccgcatccccttccaccccatgcTTGGCCACACAAGCGGTGCAGCGCAATACAGCGTCAGTGTACGAATGCTAGCGTGTCATATGTGTGTCCTGGTCGAGTGAATGAGAAGAGTGTGTACCACTAGGGCGAGTgagatttgtgttgtccatATAGCAGTGACTCAGCAGCACagagaacacacacaaagatcCGTGGAACTGATGCACCGGGATAGTAAAGTAGTCTTTTAAAGACTCCAAGGTCAGCTGAGTGCAGGTGAGTGATGGATAGgaataaaaagaacacaacacGAGGTAAATATTAGACAACACACCTGAAAAAACGAGAGCTAGAGtttttttagtggaaaattctccttgggaacttctgtcctcttccctggaacaccaaagaggaacagACTGATTTGGCACTAAGGTAGGGCCCTCCAGGTGTTAGCCTTAAGCGAGGGTCAGTCCGGCTACACCTTCCTCAATCTTCTAAGGAATCAGGTACCTGTTCAACAGCTAGGTCTAGTGGCAAACATTCTTGGTGCCACACAAATACTGAACTGACCACCTTCAGCCTTGGACCATTCTCTAACCATTATCTGCCTGTCAACTTCCACcatatgttttatatacattaacatatctatctatatatatcttcacaCAAAGCAGCCTTCAGTGACTTAAACATACTCAGAAtcaatgatataaaaaataagtaaataataaaaactatcTAGCTAAATAGCTAAACTCTCCACATGGGACTTACAGTTTTTAACAATGTGTTGCAGAGTGCTTGAAGGTTATCAACAGTGACATTAACTGGCATGTCAATTGGGGTACTTGTAACCTCTCCATTTTCACTTTTGAACTGAGTAAGAATTCTTTTAACTGATGGCTTGTCTGTGTCTTCttcatcactgaaaaaaaaaattaatgtgtaTCACactaaaaaaatcctttgtCTTGCTTTATATCTACACTCTTTAGATAACAATTTGCTTTGGGAACAACCAGACGTATTGTAAACTGTCGCTTAatcctgttttaaaaatttttaaacccattttatttccaactgaaaaaaatgccaTACtatcaaaatgtaaacattgatATTTGTGGTAGTAAtctattaatatatttaaatattaaaaaaaataattttatgaagcTAATGATGAACTCCGAAAAACAATCCCGTTCTCctttcttttagaaatattaaaacCACAAGGTACAAGTTTGTTATAATCACTGCACTAAGGGCACAAGATTCCTGATCGAAGACTGGCTAATCTCAAAATCTGTGAAAGCAGATTTTATCTTACCTATTTGTTTTCATAGAATCTGAGgatatttgcttttgttttttcatttgattttcatcttttaaaactTTGCTGCGTTTAGGAGGCATGTTAAAGGAATAAATCTATTGAGAAATTCAGCATTGAAACTGGTCGTCTGTCACAAACAATTCTCACGTGGCGGAAACACCAGCTGTCCTTGACCTTGCAAGAGGATGTGAAGAGGCTAAGTTGCCATGAAATCCAATGAAATCCAAACAAAAGAACTATAGTGAAATCACAAAAACACTATAGTGAACACAAACTTTTTGTTAAGGTTTACACTAAAGTTagtacataaaataataaaataagtgaGCGAGAGTTTTCATGACGTCATCGTACTATGTGGGGCATGAATGAAGATCGACAACTCTATTTGAGATGTCTAGAAAAACTGAAGCCCTTACCTCCCTTActgagattattattattattttttttttctgttttcactcCGCCACTCCCTCCTTTCTTTACGTGGTAGAGGTAGCGACAGTAGCTATTCAAGAGTTTTTAAAATCAGGATTTACAAGTGGTCCTGTGGATaatgtaaacttttatatttattttatagattGTGAAGAaataattgcccttgtggatgaataaagttgtattgaattgaattgaattgaattgaattgaattgaaattTTGTCATAAATGTATACACTTGTGTAAACTGTTTCTTGAATCGGAGTTTTCACAAACATTAacaccccgacacacacacacacacacacacacacatggataaTTCACagaaaagtgttaaaattatatattttaatcatCAATTCCTTGAAATTACACATTAATCAGTCCCTAGTATCATACAAGTTTATTAAATATATGTAAAGAAAGAAACGTATCCCTTCTATTGATAGCGACATGACATCACATGCTGTGGGCAATGCAATTATCAGTCTATAATGTAAATTACATCCAGTCAGTAATAACAGTTCACTGATCTAAATATAGAtggaaacagagagagagagagtggggtggGCACTGCCAGTTGTACTTGATATGAACGCTCCCGGCTTGGAATAGAGTGTCAGCTTAATGCACTTATATATTTGTAATGTCGTTACATGATGACCTTATTGACATTTCGAAATATGGACAAGCAACACCAGGCTCGGGGCAACCGGAGCTCTTTCACTCTTCACGACTTACATATTTTAATTCTCatatttaacatcttttgggCCGTATTCTTTTGTGAATTAAGCGCATTGAGTTTACTATACTCAGGAAATGCGCTATATACTGTAAGTGCTTTATCATTGATCACGTACCTACACATCCTTGCCCAGCTGTACTAacacgtgcacgcgcgcgcacacacacacacacagaaatgcaTGCATGTAGTTACGCACGCtcgcagaaagaaagaaagaaagaaaaaaaaaaaaaaagaaagacagacagacaggttgGGTTGAAATGTAAGCACgtgcagacagaaagacagagaagagGTTGGGGTAGTTTGTGTAAACGTTAACTACGTAAGCCGTAAGGCGTCAATTTATGTCGCGTGCCTCGTAGGACAAGTCACTGAGGACTAGTTAGTCAAGCCCACAAGGATGCAGCATCATGGCGAAATGATTGCTTGTGGGTGGAGGAAGGAGCATCTGGTCTGTCTGTTGTCCGCAGGCCTGTCTCCGTAAACTGCCCTTTCTGTGTCACTGCCTTCTATGacattgtcatttttctgtGTCATTATAATTTCTCTGTGACAACGTAATCCctcttttcaaattttgcaatttCTTAATCATATCTACAGTCATGTGATATATTTCTCAATATGTGTCAATATTTTAAGCATTCCAGCATCACACTGACGTTTCGAGACTCGATGTTTTCAATAAAACCCACACCAAGATGAAACTGTATAAATAGATATGAAGAGTGGAGAGCAATTCTTTTGTTGTTATAGCTCACGGCTGTTTTCCTTTTGCAaaccattatttattttaataataaggAGTACAAGGTTTAAGTTGTGAAAAGCACAGACGCGGTAGAAGAGCCATTTTGATACAAGCTGTGTTAAAGGCTTGATCATTACCGATTATATTTCCTCTACATGAAATGTACATACAATGACAAACGATGTAACCCTCACTCGAGGACAAGAAAGCTCGTCCAATATTGTAAGAGTGGTGAACATATCGAAaaactattttcctccaatataATAGTAGCAGACTTGCAGAAAGATTGCTtctctaataaaataataacaccaAATGCATAGAAAGAACAGTACACCAAGTTGGGGCAGGGCAGAAGAATGGCTCTAGAACATATCAGTCACGATTATTTACCAAGCATTCGTGTCTTTTAGTAGACTTTGGAGACCGGATGTCTCTAGCCAAAATGTTGCCACGATTGCAATTACCAAACAGTCCATTCATGTAAAGTGTGATGTCTCACGACGAAACTTTCAAGTCCCAAAGGACCCTTCTGAAACCAAGGACCGGGTACAGTTTATGTACGTTCTGTGCTGAAACGAACATTCTTCTCGCATGCGACCTTAAGAGAGGCTTCATCTTGACCTCTAGGCGAGGGCGTGACAAAAGAGCGAGGAGTGAAGCCATTTTCTTCGACTTTTCCCACCTTTCTCCTCCTAACCACGTTTGTCTTCGTACTCTCGGACCCCACAAGACGTGAGCTGTGATTGGCTGACCCTCTGTGTCGCGAGTCGCGATTGGCGGCTTCCGGTCTGGCGCTGGCATGCGTACTGTAGTTGATGGCAGGCAAGGTATTGCCCCGTTCGATGCGCTCGAGCAAGGTGTGGGCATTGTCTGGCAGCCTGGTCTTCACCAGGTACTTGAAGAATACGTGATCCTTGCCGAcgtctgttttaatttttaggaGCGCATTGCGGGTGAGGAGATCTTGATGCAGATACTTCTGATCGTTGAGGAAGCACTTCATCAGCTTCCAGTCGAAGTGAGGCAGCTCGTTTGCCTGTCTTTTTTGCAAGCTTTTTTCCTCCATCTCACGTTCTCTTCTCGCGCTTTCTCGTTCTTTATCTTCGAGGCGAGCGTTGTTTAGCGCTCCTCCCAGGTACAGCCGGGGCAGGACTATGGGCATGACAGGCAACGCGGAATTGTTGGTATTCGATTTCAGATCCAGTTGGAGAATCACAGCTTCTTCTGGCTTCTGTTCAACTTCCTCTTGGGTTTCCCCCTCCTCTTTCTTTGATTCTTCATTTAGAGTATTTTTAACTTCGACCTCATCCCCCCGCGACCTAAAGATGCGGCAAGTGGCGATGGCCTCCTCCAGCATCTCATCGAAAGAGCGCAGCGAGTCAGAGATACTTCTCTGGCGACCAAAGACCAGCTTCCATTTCCGAAGGACGTCCCGCTTCTGGCTGTCGATGTTGACCTGTGAGCGCGCGCTCTCGCGGTCATACTTGCACAACCGTTGGCTGAGAGCTTTCTTCTCGTGGCGGTTGTAGCGGTAGACGACGTCGCCGGTTCGGCTCTTGGAGATGCTGATGGCGCCCTTCAGGATGCGGATCATCGCCTGCGTCTTCTTCTTGTCCGTCGCGCCATCGACGGTATACAGCGCCTCCACGAAGCCCTCCATATTCGCTCGTCAGAGCTACGGACGCGAAGACCAGTTGCAGCAGACAGGTGGACTAGCGCATCAGGGAGAAGAATCCTTGTGGCAGCACTTCAGCTCActaaaatagagaagaaaatggTGTTGAGTCTCTGGTGACTATTAAGCTTCTTGGTAGAAACGTGGAGATAATTTGGCAAGAAGTTAGGGATCACATATTCGacctgctgttgttgtcattgaTCCAACATTTAAGACAAACAAAGTATTCTCTTACTTTTAAAGCGTAAAAAAGGAATCTTTTCagataaaagaaactgaaatactATATAACACAGGtactacaataaaacaatacaataaacaaggaaaataaaaaatgtacaaagacgGATAATTTGACACGGTATTTGTGAATAATGAATAAGTAACATGTGGTACATGTTCGTTGTTAGTAATGTGTGTTTACATTAGGAAGAAGGCCTCTGTAAGCAATAAAAGGTTTTGATATCGATGTTGTAGTTGTTCTGCTTTGAaatggggggtggggtgagagCAAAGAAATCATCGAACAGTTTCTAAGCTCTAGCTTATCAAACTTGTACAGTACTCAGCAACATAGTGCAGGCTATCGGGATTAAAGTGCCACGACACTCAAACCCTGTTTGtcctgaacagaaaaaaatacatcccATTGAAATACTAAAATTCTGCTCTTCCTGTCACCTGGCATAGGTCAACGATAACACTTTCTGTGAACATGGCAGGCATTGACCTCGGTGTTATAGCCATCTCTTTCCCTTCTCAGTTTCAAGTGAAAACGAGCTTCGTATTCTTGCTGCTGATTAGCGGGATCATCCTGTGGCAAATACTCGAGGTAACACTTCACACACGAAGTAGAATGTCGTCAGGTTTGTGATTAGCATGGGGGGCACGACAGGTGATGGCGGGAGATGGCAGGTGCGAACGCACTCCAGCAAGCAGTAAAGCAAgtaacaaaagataaataaataataataaacaggaaAGTTAGCAAACACACGGCGGGAATTTCTTTAGCGCTTATCTGACTCCACCGAACATAAACATGGGTTGTAGCAAATCCTTGGGTCGACACCCGGCTAAAGCCCCTTCCTTACTAATCCAGACAGTAatggaaacttttttctgtttagagTATTCGAAAGCCTATCCTTGCTACTATTAGTTCTGTAAAGTTTTATCTGCTTTCAAAGTTCCAgaactttttcttattttccagaACAATCAACATACACAGGAAAAACACAATACCCGTAGAGTACAAGACGACGACTTTTAATGTCTACAAGACTGGAAAATAGTTTTCTGATCATAAGAATGAGCTTATTACCGACCTCATACCTAACAGATTAACTTTCTGTTCTCGAGGtacaagcctacaaacatcactaagCATAGATGGCAATAAGTGTAGTAGTCCTGTTGCTCCAGAACTGAACGTAAATACTACATACGTATTGAGCTACATTACTACATACGTACTTGACAAAAATGGCCTTTAACATTAATGAACAATTTAgatgtatttgaaaataatttaaaaaatgacagtGCTGATATAATCAGTGTACATTTACCTGCTTTAGGCATTTCCATGCTTGTTGGAGATGGCGCAGAACTCACAGGATTAACTACGAGCTGAGAGGTAAACAGATCCTTCTCCAGTTCATTAATTTTCTCTCGCAAAAATCCCTCGACAGCTCTCGTCTCCCACTAAGACGTTATCACCGGCTCTTCCTGGCCAACGGGATCGATCATTTCTTGTCGTCGTTGCCGCTCAGTCCCGCTATTTCAGGTGATTGCTCTGTGCGACAACCGCGTCCCCCTTACAGCCCTCCCACAAAATGAATGCattcaaaatttctttattgAGGCGCTGTGGAGTGCGAATGTTTTCATGTACAATATGTCTTTATAAACTAAGATAGCAGGCATGCGGAACTTTCTACTGACGTGTCTGTACACGCGAACACTTGAAAAGTGATTGTTTATATACAGTACAGGatcttaatatttattagcaatgcatgcatgtatgtatacatatacatcatAATATTCACATGTTGTCAAACATACAGCATTTGAAACTCTTTGTGTATCTACTGCGCATTTAAGCATTTATGTTTGTTAAAAGACAAGGTTTAGACGATTTACTTGATTTTTTCCCTCCTTTATTCACATCCTTAAATGTTGAGATACCCAAGGACTTCATCATACATACCTGTCAATAATTTGTAACATCTGGCTAACTTTTTATATCCATTACATTGCTGTCAATATGCCAATGATGTCTACTAGTGAGTCAGTCatcatgtgattaaaatgtttcaaCTTAATTACCAAACTCATACCTCGGTTCTCTATCACTGACGACTCTCAATCTCTCCGTTCTGTATCTGTGGTTTGATACTCAACTGAAATATACATCTGTAAGTGCATGCAGAAAATACTGACACACTTTGGGGTATCAGCCAAACGGCAAGAAGACAGGATAAAAGAGAAAGTATGCAGTCACTGAAGGGAGACGAAAAATCCTCCGATGGAGGTAGACATAGGATTGGTGTCTACACGTGGCTGGCGACAACACAGTAGAAGTGTAACCCTATACATTTCTCTCAAGCCCCtgggataaaatatttttatgaagcTCATAAAAGAAGGAGGcaacaagcagacgacagttagaaaaagaggggaagggaaggagggtgataaagagagggaaagagagcagAGCTGGAAAATAGTTCCAGCAAAACTGCGTTCGGTCTTTTGTCAAGTGAACAACCAGGTTTTGTCCTGCTTGTCATGGAATCTCACTTCTCACAGTATTGTTCACTGGCGACGACGATGgattttgatttatttgcatttttacgGGGGATGGCTATTGAATTAGAACCTACACTTTCTTCTGTCATGTAGGGTGCGAGGAgcatacaatttaaaaaaaaataatgcaggagagaaggaagaagaaatcaTGGGAAGAGTGACCAGAGATGGTGAGAGGCATGCCAGGAAAAAACAAGTACtcatatgaaataaaataaaacaaagaagacaaaatgagAGAGTAGATAATTCGACAGAAGGGTGAGGAGGATACGCCACACAATAAATCC
This window of the Pomacea canaliculata isolate SZHN2017 linkage group LG4, ASM307304v1, whole genome shotgun sequence genome carries:
- the LOC112563202 gene encoding uncharacterized protein LOC112563202, whose protein sequence is MEGFVEALYTVDGATDKKKTQAMIRILKGAISISKSRTGDVVYRYNRHEKKALSQRLCKYDRESARSQVNIDSQKRDVLRKWKLVFGRQRSISDSLRSFDEMLEEAIATCRIFRSRGDEVEVKNTLNEESKKEEGETQEEVEQKPEEAVILQLDLKSNTNNSALPVMPIVLPRLYLGGALNNARLEDKERESARREREMEEKSLQKRQANELPHFDWKLMKCFLNDQKYLHQDLLTRNALLKIKTDVGKDHVFFKYLVKTRLPDNAHTLLERIERGNTLPAINYSTHASARPEAANRDSRHRGSANHSSRLVGSESTKTNVVRRRKVGKVEENGFTPRSFVTPSPRGQDEASLKVACEKNVRFSTERT